In Populus alba chromosome 1, ASM523922v2, whole genome shotgun sequence, a single window of DNA contains:
- the LOC118029137 gene encoding LOW QUALITY PROTEIN: wall-associated receptor kinase-like 9 (The sequence of the model RefSeq protein was modified relative to this genomic sequence to represent the inferred CDS: substituted 1 base at 1 genomic stop codon) yields the protein MTVLGAATGLLLLLVGIWRLYKLVKKKKNIELKKKFFKRNGGLLLQQQLSSSDGSIQKTKIFPSKELEKATDRFNDNRILGQGGQGTVYKGMLADGMIVAVKKSKMVDEEKLEEFINEVVILSQVNHRNVVKLLGCCLETEVPLLVYEFIPNGNLFEYIHDQKEEFEFSWEMRLRIATEVARALSYLHSAASIPVYHRDVKSTNIMLDEKFRAKVSDFGTSRSIAIDQTHLTTHVQGTFGYLDPEYFQSSQFTGKSDVXSFGVVLAELLSGQKPISYERPEDRRSLSTHFILSMEENKIFDILDERLMGQDREEEVIAVAKLARRCLNLNGRKRPTMREVAIELEQIGLSKSSKELENIRDEVPSVWEIAGPPTSVTIGDFRNGKAPSLDVQPLISHET from the coding sequence ATGACAGTTCTAGGTGCGGCCACTGGATTGTTGCTGCTGCTTGTTGGTATTTGGCGGTTatataaacttgtaaaaaaaaagaagaacattgAACTGAAGAAGAAGTTCTTCAAACGAAATGGTGGTTTATTGCTGCAGCAACAATTATCATCAAGTGATGGAAGCattcagaaaacaaaaatatttccttCCAAGGAGCTGGAAAAGGCAACCGATCGTTTTAATGATAATAGAATACTTGGTCAGGGTGGCCAAGGAACTGTTTATAAAGGAATGCTAGCAGATGGAATGATCGTTGCtgttaaaaaatccaaaatggtGGATGAAGAAAAGTTGGAAGAATTTATCAATGAGGTCGTCATCCTTTCACAAGTCAATCATAGAAATGTGGTCAAGTTGCTAGGTTGTTGTTTAGAGACGGAGGTTCCTCTGCTAGTCTATGAATTCATTCCCAATGGAAATCTCTTTGAGTATATTCATGACCAGAAGGAGGAGTTCGAGTTTTCATGGGAAATGCGACTAAGGATTGCTACAGAAGTTGCTAGGGCACTTTCTTATCTTCATTCCGCAGCATCCATTCCGGTTTACCACCGTGATGTCAAGTCTACAAATATAATGTTAGATGAGAAGTTCAGAGCAAAAGTATCAGATTTCGGAACTTCAAGATCAATCGCCATTGATCAAACTCATCTAACCACTCATGTTCAAGGCACTTTTGGATACTTGGACCCAGAGTACTTCCAGTCTAGCCAGTTTACCGGAAAAAGTGACGTCTAAAGTTTTGGTGTTGTTCTTGCAGAGCTCTTGAGTGGGCAAAAACCAATTTCTTATGAAAGGCCGGAAGACAGGAGAAGTTTATCCACTCATTTTATTCTTTCGATGGAAGAGAACAAGATATTTGATATTCTTGACGAACGACTTATGGGGCAGGACCGTGAAGAAGAAGTTATCGCAGTCGCTAAGCTTGCAAGAAGATGCTTGAACTTGAATGGAAGGAAACGACCAACAATGAGAGAAGTCGCGATAGAGTTGGAGCAGATTGGGCTGTCAAAAAGTAGTAAAGAACTTGAAAACATCAGGGATGAAGTTCCCAGCGTATGGGAAATTGCTGGGCCTCCTACTTCAGTAACAATTGGCGATTTTAGAAATGGCAAGGCTCCATCTTTGGATGTCCAGCCATTGATTTCTCACGAAACATGA
- the LOC118029129 gene encoding probable CCR4-associated factor 1 homolog 11 produces MNSSKPVHLREVWADNLVYEFFLIKEAISRFPLVALDTEFPGTIFQLNRDKSSLSHATPYENYCLMKWNVDLLKIIQLGMTLSDSHGNLPSFGTEFHYAWQFNFRDFNIKHDHHNEESIELLERQGIDLKKNREKGIDSLDFGRLILSSGLVSNNSSITWITFHGAYDFGFLIKILTKRELPSDMRSFLGMMRFFFGVRVYDTKFVMGCISGLHGGLERVALLLGVERIRGRRHQAGSDSLLTLQTFVRFKESCAKIDLEKLNCYEGMMFGLCEGWLGFTYAPDTFMGSTLV; encoded by the coding sequence ATGAACAGCAGCAAACCAGTACATCTGCGCGAAGTCTGGGCAGACAACCTCGTATATGAGTTTTTTCTAATCAAGGAAGCGATCTCTCGCTTCCCCTTGGTTGCTTTGGACACAGAATTTCCTGGTACTATCTTTCAATTAAATCGTGACAAGAGCTCGCTGTCTCATGCCACTCCCTACGAAAACTACTGTCTCATGAAGTGGAATGTTGATCTCttgaaaataattcaacttGGGATGACTCTTTCTGATTCACATGGAAATCTTCCAAGTTTCGGAACAGAATTCCACTATGCGTGGCAGTTTAATTTCCGGGATTTCAATATCAAGCACGATCATCACAATGAAGAGTCTATTGAGTTACTTGAACGCCAAGGTATTGATTTGAAGAAGAACAGAGAGAAGGGTATTGATTCCTTAGATTTTGGAAGGCTGATTTTGAGTTCTGGACTTGTTTCCAATAATTCTTCAATAACTTGGATTACTTTTCATGGCGCTTATGATTTTGGATTCTTGATCAAGATTTTAACTAAACGAGAGTTGCCGAGTGATATGCGGTCTTTTTTGGGGATGATGAGGTTCTTCTTTGGGGTTCGAGTTTATGATACAAAATTCGTGATGGGATGCATTAGTGGCTTGCACGGTGGATTGGAGAGGGTGGCTTTGTTACTTGGTGTTGAACGAATAAGGGGAAGAAGGCACCAGGCAGGATCTGATAGCTTGTTAACTCTTCAGACATTCGTGAGATTTAAGGAGTCGTGTGCTAAAATTGATCTCGAGAAATTGAATTGCTATGAGGGAATGATGTTTGGACTCTGTGAAGGCTGGTTAGGGTTCACTTACGCACCTGATACATTCATGGGCAGCACTCTAGTTTGA
- the LOC118029136 gene encoding uncharacterized protein isoform X1, with amino-acid sequence MLPPKKPSLTPANQTVAMLLKPHMNNTTSQTPSNTTFPTFTPSKFFIEHFPSWLDYHDLKKTLAKIGPVTNLFVSRKKTSRGRKFGFVSFLSTLKESDICDNLNLIWFDSYKIHANLVRFQKPLDKKPDLVIKPQPKTMPKLTFRDTRTFVEALSVTKHPKKTVMYESIPDDKEWLQRSLVGFIATDVDYAYLEHMVLKNVKQTVGFRFLGASQAVITFTNRESMEKELVNGSSVLETSFFHLKPWEKGAKAIDRFVWVSKLGLPLIGWNRRCIESIIEKAGKMLGYDITSVSQGSLTGVKVLLSTTSFEMLNEHVLLVLDGDEFEISIMEMKPDFSPLLSTIKHSMGATGIQTLDEELCSEFAASDEVTAAGTKITDTDGDHCATDIILTQQQKADTDSDFSLILYQWYIGPTNNLDHTDTSSKIVCLFPETKETRDEGATDSDSNTDVSAHSVTRVGLVKNRITGQVKGTRLINKAINSCNSFSDFIRDLAEPQEVVEMELQEKKRKKLKRTRRLGPKYTYGKGKKGKKNRHALALNDTSDIVPDSFRNTSQKENGSPPAIKSSSDQYEDITSNHASIDTETSDTQAHLPTLLNSQCSQEASSEAINENNRNARSKSRKIKLLQASGSVANTTEKCVSSDSLNSGIKQGNVRFQTTCENNQVDGFDIDKETQEMLHDAAALGLGTFQDLIGYEEGVRGNIDREVDEWKSVNQLATVSLGLGGVL; translated from the exons ATGCTCCCACCCAAAAAGCCTTCGCTCACCCCTGCAAACCAGACCGTAGCAATGTTACTCAAACCTCACATGAATAATACAACCTCTCAAACACCTTCAAACACAACCTTCCCGACCTTTACCCCTTCTAAGTTCTTTATTGAACATTTCCCATCATGGTTAGATTATCATGACCTCAAAAAGACGCTTGCAAAGATTGGTCCTGTTACCAATCTTTTTGTCTCCAGGAAAAAAACATCACGAGGGAGAAAGTTTGGGTTTGTTTCCTTCCTCTCCACCTTAAAAGAATCAGACATTTGTGACAACTTGAACCTTATCTGGTTCGATTCATACAAAATTCATGCAAACCTGGTCAGATTTCAGAAACCTCTAGACAAAAAACCAGACCTTGTTATAAAACCACAACCAAAAACCATGCCCAAACTCACCTTCAGGGACACCCGGACCTTCGTTGAAGCTCTTTCTGTCACAAAGCATCCAAAGAAAACGGTGATGTATGAGTCTATCCCCGATGACAAGGAATGGCTTCAGAGAAGTTTAGTGGGATTCATAGCCACAGACGTGGACTATGCTTACCTTGAGCATATGGTGCTAAAAAATGTCAAGCAGACAGTTGGGTTTCGTTTTTTGGGAGCAAGCCAAGCAGTCATCACCTTTACAAATAGAGAATCTATGGAGAAAGAGCTGGTAAATGGATCCTCTGTTTTGGAAACATCATTCTTTCATCTGAAACCATGGGAAAAAGGAGCTAAAGCCATAGACAGATTTGTGTGGGTGTCCAAATTAGGATTACCTTTGATAGGATGGAATCGCAGATGTATTGAATCCATTATTGAGAAAGCAGGGAAAATGCTTGGATATGACATTACCAGCGTGAGCCAAGGATCCCTCACAGGAGTTAAAGTGCTGCTGAGCACAACCTCATTTGAGATGCTAAATGAACATGTTTTGCTGGTTCTAGATGGCGACGAATTCGAAATCTCAATCATGGAAATGAAACCGGATTTTAGTCCCCTGCTGTCTACAATCAAACATTCAATGGGTGCAACAGGTATTCAAACATTAGATGAAGAGTTATGCAGTGAATTTGCAGCTTCAGATGAGGTTACGGCAGCGGGCACAAAGATTACTGACACTGACGGTGATCATTGTGCAACAGACATTATTTTAACACAGCAACAAAAGGCGGATACGGATAGTGATTTCTCTCTCATTCTCTATCAATGGTACATTGGACCAACAAACAACTTGGATCATACTGACACAAGTTCAAAAATTGTCTGCCTTTTTcctgaaacaaaagaaacacGTGATGAAGGGGCAACCGACAGTGATAGCAACACAGATGTCTCAGCACATTCAGTTACAAGAGTGGGCCTTGTAAAAAACAGAATCACAGGCCAGGTGAAAGGAACAAGGCTAATCAACAAGGCAATAAACTCATGTAACTCATTCTCTGATTTCATACGTGACCTGGCAGAGCCCCAAGAAGTAGTGGAAATGGaactacaggaaaaaaaaaggaaaaagcttaaACGAACCAGAAGACTTGGCCCTAAATATACATACGGAAAAGGgaagaaggggaagaaaaacAGGCATGCTTTGGCTCTTAATGACACATCAGATATTGTTCCTGACTCATTCAGAAACACATCTCAAAAAGAAAACGGCTCACCCCCTGCTATTAAGTCATCTTCTGATCAATATGAAGATATTACCTCTAATCATGCATCCATAGATACAGAGACCAGTGATACACAGGCTCATCTACCAACCCTTTTGAACTCTCAGTGCAGCCAAGAGGCCTCCTCAGAAGCGATCAACGAAAACAACAGGAATGCTAGAAGCAAATCcaggaaaataaaattgttgcaAGCTAGTGGTAGTGTAGCTAACACTACTGAGAAATGTGTCTCTTCTGATTCCCTCAATTCGGGAATTAAGCAAGGCAATGTCCGGTTCCAGACAACCTGTGAGAATAATCAAGTTGATGGTTTTGATATAGATAAGGAAACCCAGGAAATGTTACATGATGCAGCGGCTCTAGGCTTGGGAACATTCCAAGATCTTATAGGGTATGAAGAGGGAGTTCGGGGGAACATTGACAGAGAAGTAGATGAGTGGAAATCAGTCAATCAGTT GGCAACCGTTTCACTTGGTTTAGGGGGGGTTCTATGA
- the LOC118029136 gene encoding uncharacterized protein isoform X2 yields the protein MLPPKKPSLTPANQTVAMLLKPHMNNTTSQTPSNTTFPTFTPSKFFIEHFPSWLDYHDLKKTLAKIGPVTNLFVSRKKTSRGRKFGFVSFLSTLKESDICDNLNLIWFDSYKIHANLVRFQKPLDKKPDLVIKPQPKTMPKLTFRDTRTFVEALSVTKHPKKTVMYESIPDDKEWLQRSLVGFIATDVDYAYLEHMVLKNVKQTVGFRFLGASQAVITFTNRESMEKELVNGSSVLETSFFHLKPWEKGAKAIDRFVWVSKLGLPLIGWNRRCIESIIEKAGKMLGYDITSVSQGSLTGVKVLLSTTSFEMLNEHVLLVLDGDEFEISIMEMKPDFSPLLSTIKHSMGATDIILTQQQKADTDSDFSLILYQWYIGPTNNLDHTDTSSKIVCLFPETKETRDEGATDSDSNTDVSAHSVTRVGLVKNRITGQVKGTRLINKAINSCNSFSDFIRDLAEPQEVVEMELQEKKRKKLKRTRRLGPKYTYGKGKKGKKNRHALALNDTSDIVPDSFRNTSQKENGSPPAIKSSSDQYEDITSNHASIDTETSDTQAHLPTLLNSQCSQEASSEAINENNRNARSKSRKIKLLQASGSVANTTEKCVSSDSLNSGIKQGNVRFQTTCENNQVDGFDIDKETQEMLHDAAALGLGTFQDLIGYEEGVRGNIDREVDEWKSVNQLATVSLGLGGVL from the exons ATGCTCCCACCCAAAAAGCCTTCGCTCACCCCTGCAAACCAGACCGTAGCAATGTTACTCAAACCTCACATGAATAATACAACCTCTCAAACACCTTCAAACACAACCTTCCCGACCTTTACCCCTTCTAAGTTCTTTATTGAACATTTCCCATCATGGTTAGATTATCATGACCTCAAAAAGACGCTTGCAAAGATTGGTCCTGTTACCAATCTTTTTGTCTCCAGGAAAAAAACATCACGAGGGAGAAAGTTTGGGTTTGTTTCCTTCCTCTCCACCTTAAAAGAATCAGACATTTGTGACAACTTGAACCTTATCTGGTTCGATTCATACAAAATTCATGCAAACCTGGTCAGATTTCAGAAACCTCTAGACAAAAAACCAGACCTTGTTATAAAACCACAACCAAAAACCATGCCCAAACTCACCTTCAGGGACACCCGGACCTTCGTTGAAGCTCTTTCTGTCACAAAGCATCCAAAGAAAACGGTGATGTATGAGTCTATCCCCGATGACAAGGAATGGCTTCAGAGAAGTTTAGTGGGATTCATAGCCACAGACGTGGACTATGCTTACCTTGAGCATATGGTGCTAAAAAATGTCAAGCAGACAGTTGGGTTTCGTTTTTTGGGAGCAAGCCAAGCAGTCATCACCTTTACAAATAGAGAATCTATGGAGAAAGAGCTGGTAAATGGATCCTCTGTTTTGGAAACATCATTCTTTCATCTGAAACCATGGGAAAAAGGAGCTAAAGCCATAGACAGATTTGTGTGGGTGTCCAAATTAGGATTACCTTTGATAGGATGGAATCGCAGATGTATTGAATCCATTATTGAGAAAGCAGGGAAAATGCTTGGATATGACATTACCAGCGTGAGCCAAGGATCCCTCACAGGAGTTAAAGTGCTGCTGAGCACAACCTCATTTGAGATGCTAAATGAACATGTTTTGCTGGTTCTAGATGGCGACGAATTCGAAATCTCAATCATGGAAATGAAACCGGATTTTAGTCCCCTGCTGTCTACAATCAAACATTCAATGGGTGCAACAG ACATTATTTTAACACAGCAACAAAAGGCGGATACGGATAGTGATTTCTCTCTCATTCTCTATCAATGGTACATTGGACCAACAAACAACTTGGATCATACTGACACAAGTTCAAAAATTGTCTGCCTTTTTcctgaaacaaaagaaacacGTGATGAAGGGGCAACCGACAGTGATAGCAACACAGATGTCTCAGCACATTCAGTTACAAGAGTGGGCCTTGTAAAAAACAGAATCACAGGCCAGGTGAAAGGAACAAGGCTAATCAACAAGGCAATAAACTCATGTAACTCATTCTCTGATTTCATACGTGACCTGGCAGAGCCCCAAGAAGTAGTGGAAATGGaactacaggaaaaaaaaaggaaaaagcttaaACGAACCAGAAGACTTGGCCCTAAATATACATACGGAAAAGGgaagaaggggaagaaaaacAGGCATGCTTTGGCTCTTAATGACACATCAGATATTGTTCCTGACTCATTCAGAAACACATCTCAAAAAGAAAACGGCTCACCCCCTGCTATTAAGTCATCTTCTGATCAATATGAAGATATTACCTCTAATCATGCATCCATAGATACAGAGACCAGTGATACACAGGCTCATCTACCAACCCTTTTGAACTCTCAGTGCAGCCAAGAGGCCTCCTCAGAAGCGATCAACGAAAACAACAGGAATGCTAGAAGCAAATCcaggaaaataaaattgttgcaAGCTAGTGGTAGTGTAGCTAACACTACTGAGAAATGTGTCTCTTCTGATTCCCTCAATTCGGGAATTAAGCAAGGCAATGTCCGGTTCCAGACAACCTGTGAGAATAATCAAGTTGATGGTTTTGATATAGATAAGGAAACCCAGGAAATGTTACATGATGCAGCGGCTCTAGGCTTGGGAACATTCCAAGATCTTATAGGGTATGAAGAGGGAGTTCGGGGGAACATTGACAGAGAAGTAGATGAGTGGAAATCAGTCAATCAGTT GGCAACCGTTTCACTTGGTTTAGGGGGGGTTCTATGA